Within the Chlorocebus sabaeus isolate Y175 chromosome 19, mChlSab1.0.hap1, whole genome shotgun sequence genome, the region ttttttttttttaacgcagTGACATCCTCCATCCAAACCACATCTTACTCAGAATCTCCACACAGACAGCAGGAGAAGCAGAGCTGGTAAGGGTGAAGAGGGCTCGGGGCCCCCAGCTCCGGCTCCTTCCCAGGCAACCCTGAGGCTCCTCCGCAGAACATGGTTATGAAACTCCTGCTCCAACCCATGCACCAGGTTCCTCCgctgctcttccttcctcccttctgaagcTGAGGCAGCGTTGCGAACTTTCTAAAGCTGGACGCTGCTGAAGCTGTCTCTGCACACTCTAGTCTGGGATGCTAACCGGTGATGCCACCATCCCACAGACCAGCTTTTTATCGCCACTCACCAGGAATAAGGCATTCTGTGGAACTAATATCTCCATGACCAAGTTGTTTTAAGCCTACTTTTATTGAATACTTGCTCTATTTTAGGCTCTGTGTGCATACATACTTTACAATACACGTTATCTGATTTGATCCTCAGAATAACTCTTTAGGGGAAGATCTTTTTACCTCCACTTCCCAAATgatgaaattgaggctcagagaggtgaagtgacttgcctaaaATAGCACAGCTCGTGGTGGGGCCAAGATGCAAAGGCCGTCTAACTCCAGATTTTGTTTGCAAaaccacagtcacacacacagtaCACATATGACCAATTTTCTCAGAATCAGAGTAAAAGAAGCTTAGTACTAAGGATCATTTCATCCTTGATGACTGCAAAGGCGCTGAAGTATCTTTCACAGCCTCCTGGACAGCATTATGAACCTCGGTAATCATTTTAACAAGTCTTTGGCTCTAGAACTACACTGTCCCCATACGGTAGCCACTAGCCGTATGTGTCACTGCTATTTAAACTAAAATTTAGTTCCTCAGTTAACAGGAGCCACGTTTCGAGCACTCAATTAGTCATATGTGTCTAGTGGCTACCATTTTGGACAATGAAGATGGAGAACATTTCtgtcactgcagaaagttctttGCACAGAGCTGCTGTCAGAAATTAGGTTTGCACCAATCACAAGATTTCTTTTTGACTCAATCTCTGCTGTCAAAATTGTTTACATGCAATTCATCAGTTTTTGCTCAAAATGAACAATGTGAAAAGGCACAATTCTGACCATTTGAGCTTTCGCGATGTTTTGATTCCCATGAGTGAGAGAGGCTGAGCTTGCAAATGTGCATGCCGGGAGACCCCCGTCCCTGCAACATACCTAAATGGCATCGGATGCGGATGTTGGTGGGTCCATAGTGCTCCGTTATCACAGTCCCAGGGCTCAGCACAGAGATGCACGCGTTCCCAAAAACATTGTTCCCAATACAGGTCCGAAGGCTTCCGAGCAAGCGGTACGTCCGTGGACACTTCCTACAGTTCCTGGGAACACAAACCCCCTGATTGACCAAGTAAAAGGTGAACCACTCCCCGCTGGGGGTGCTGTTCATTTTCCATCCTTGCGGGAGGCTGCAGTTTGAGAAAGCTTTGTAGAGGGTCTCAAACTCGCACAGGATGGTCTGGAAGTTCCGTTCCAGCACTTCCACGTCATGTTTCTGTGCATCCCGGGAGAAATAGGGCGTGGTGGGCAGGTCGGGAAGGAAGAAGACCTCGGGCTTCTGGATGGAGGGCCGGCTGTTGAGGTACCGGCCCTGCTCGCGGATGCCCTTGTGGATGCGGCCCATGCCGGACCAGGAGTAGCGCTTGGCGTACTCCTGCAGGTTGTGGTACAGCTTCTGGTTGAGGCCCTCGTTGTGGGTGCAGCGCACGCACTCGGGGGACTGGCAGTACACATAGCCATTCTGCAGCCCGTTGGCATCGGCCGCCTGCATGAGGGAGTTGACGGAGACATAGGGCCGGGGCTGCTCCCTGCCCACGTGATAACAGTACCACACGAACAGGACCAGGAGGCAGGCCACAGTGATGACAGCGGTGGTGTCGCAGTCCCGCACTGACTGGATGCCGGTGGCGATGCAGTCCCTCAGGCCATCCAGCGACCAGCTCCAGGCCACCAGCCACTCGAGCGACATCTTGGGGCAGTCCTTACTGGGGGTGTGAAGCAAGGTCAGACAATCAGTCCTCGGGGGTCCCAAGGGCGCCCACACCATGCAGATCAGCGTGGGGGGGAAGGAGCGACTGGGGCAGGGGGAGGCATGGCTGCCACCAATCCTCAGATCCTGCCAGGGGCGGCATTGATGAACGACAAGGTCGGCCGTGCCCACTGCTCCACTTCTGGCAAAAGTCACTGCAGTAGGGTGGAAGAGGCTGGTTTTTGTCACATTATCAAGTGCCGTCGGTCCCTGTGAAAGGATTTGTTTAGGAAAACCAAACctgggatggaaaaaaaaaaatcagcataaaTTTTACACCTGGAAAAGTCCTCAAATGAAATGTAAAGTGTTAGATCATTCTGTGGGATCCCAGTTGGTGCGGGTCACACTTTGCAATCTTGTGTATTGCCTCCCCATTCTACTGCCACTCCCATTTCCCAAAAGGCCGGTAGCATTTCATCTGTGTCAAGCACTGCTTATAATTACAGCAGTCCCATCTGCTTTGTGCTCTCCATAGGAGGgtgctattatccccattttacagatgagaaaactgaggctcagagaagtaacGTAACTCATAAGAGTTACACAGCCACGGCGGGGACTCAAACACCATCTGACTTCAAGGCCCATGTCTATCCATTTTGCTGTACTGTTTCATCATAGGTATTTAATCAATTCATATACTCCTGTAATTGCTGTACCTTTAATTCCAAAGAATCCTGGATTCAAAAGCATCTTAAAAATGGCAAAGGGACTTAAAAACTGCATATTCTCCATTTCACTTTCTCTTTGCAAGCATTTCATCATCCTTATTTCATTCTGCTGCCCTTCTGACAGAGGTTGGGCTAATACCAAGTTGGAAGAGGAAGTGGGCACTCTGAGGTCATGCCTGCAGCAAAGGGCGTTTTCTGTCTACCCACTTGGAGACTACCTACTGGCCTCACCCACAGGGTCATGAAAGGAAAACAAGGGAggtagaatgaaaataaaagcccTTCCaggtctctgcctcagtttcccacagCCAACAGCATCTCCAAAACAGCCAGAAATGCTTTGCTACTTACCTAGCTGGGGGTTAGGGCCAGGACCCGGAACCCTCATTGTCCTAATAACCTAAGAGGGCCTGAATGTCATGCTGCCTAAGTCTCTAAAACCCCAGCCATGTTTCCCAGCATTCTCCACACCTTTTGTTCATCCTGCTTCTTCTGATACCATGAGAACAGCCAGGTCTCTGCTTCTACAAGCCTGATACTCAAGGAGCACAGCGTAGAATATTCCTTTTGTACTTGACGCTCTCACTTCTCTCTCAGAAATATGGGAGGGCAGCTTAAACAACGGAAAAGTTGTACCCTCCCTTTTCCCAGGGGACTAAATTTGGCCTGAAAATTCTTGCAGCGTCGTAGCAGAGAGGAGCCAAATGAGAGATGGGCCCAGCTGAGGATTCATCCCAACCTTGGGCAGATCACTtctcctaagcctcagtttttctttctttctttcttttatttttatttttttgacggagtttcacttttattgcccaggctggagtgcagtggcacgatctcagctcaccgcaacctctgcctcccgggttcaagcgattctcctgcctcagcctcc harbors:
- the ASPHD2 gene encoding aspartate beta-hydroxylase domain-containing protein 2 isoform X2 — its product is MVWAPLGPPRTDCLTLLHTPSKDCPKMSLEWLVAWSWSLDGLRDCIATGIQSVRDCDTTAVITVACLLVLFVWYCYHVGREQPRPYVSVNSLMQAADANGLQNGYVYCQSPECVRCTHNEGLNQKLYHNLQEYAKRYSWSGMGRIHKGIREQGRYLNSRPSIQKPEVFFLPDLPTTPYFSRDAQKHDVEVLERNFQTILCEFETLYKAFSNCSLPQGWKMNSTPSGEWFTFYLVNQGVCVPRNCRKCPRTYRLLGSLRTCIGNNVFGNACISVLSPGTVITEHYGPTNIRIRCHLGLKTPNGCELVVGGEPQCWAEGRCLLFDDSFLHAAFHEGSAEDGPRVVFMVDLWHPNVAAAERQALDFIFAPGR
- the ASPHD2 gene encoding aspartate beta-hydroxylase domain-containing protein 2 isoform X1, translated to MREGNWKLLWSLGKELSGESLPFPLGSCEDQTFEAVLNKLPVTLQMFGFPKQILSQGPTALDNVTKTSLFHPTAVTFARSGAVGTADLVVHQCRPWQDLRIGGSHASPCPSRSFPPTLICMVWAPLGPPRTDCLTLLHTPSKDCPKMSLEWLVAWSWSLDGLRDCIATGIQSVRDCDTTAVITVACLLVLFVWYCYHVGREQPRPYVSVNSLMQAADANGLQNGYVYCQSPECVRCTHNEGLNQKLYHNLQEYAKRYSWSGMGRIHKGIREQGRYLNSRPSIQKPEVFFLPDLPTTPYFSRDAQKHDVEVLERNFQTILCEFETLYKAFSNCSLPQGWKMNSTPSGEWFTFYLVNQGVCVPRNCRKCPRTYRLLGSLRTCIGNNVFGNACISVLSPGTVITEHYGPTNIRIRCHLGLKTPNGCELVVGGEPQCWAEGRCLLFDDSFLHAAFHEGSAEDGPRVVFMVDLWHPNVAAAERQALDFIFAPGR